In Solanum stenotomum isolate F172 unplaced genomic scaffold, ASM1918654v1 scaffold567, whole genome shotgun sequence, the following are encoded in one genomic region:
- the LOC125852799 gene encoding 3-phosphoshikimate 1-carboxyvinyltransferase 2-like, protein MGAEVTWTENSVTVKGPPRNSSGMKHLRAIDVNMNKMPDVAMTLAVVALFADDPTTIRDVASWRVKETERMIAICTELRKLGATVVEGSDYCIITPPEKLNVTEIDTYDDHRMAMAFSLAACADVPVTIKDPGCTRKTFPDYFEVLQKYSKH, encoded by the exons ACAGAAAACAGTGTCACGGTTAAAGGACCTCCAAGGAACTCTTCTGGAATGAAACATTTGCGTGCCATTGACGTGAACATGAACAAAATGCCAGATGTGGCCATGACTCTTGCTGTAGTTGCACTTTTTGCTGATGACCCTACTACCATAAGAGACG TTGCTAGCTGGAGAGTTAAGGAAACTGAGCGGATGATTGCCATATGCACCGAACTTAGGAAG TTGGGTGCAACAGTTGTTGAAGGGTCAGACTACTGCATAATCACCCCACCAGAAAAGTTAAACGTAACGGAGATTGATACATATGATGATCACAGAATGGCCATGGCTTTCTCTCTTGCTGCTTGTGCTGATGTCCCAGTCACCATTAAGGACCCCGGTTGTACTCGCAAAACCTTCCCCGACTACTTTGAGGTTCTCCAGAAGTACTCCAAGCACTAA